One Geotrypetes seraphini chromosome 15, aGeoSer1.1, whole genome shotgun sequence genomic window carries:
- the CCNL2 gene encoding cyclin-L2 isoform X2 — translation MNDSLRTDVFVRFNPETIACACIYLAARTLEIPLPNRPHWFLLFGASEEKIKEICYQILRLYSQKKADLAYLESKVEQRKFALEEAKARAKGLLPDGTPCMENAPQFSPISKNDSPQEGKANKSSPLSVQAMKNAKRKLDVKRARSSSPVNGLQKERPSRSRSRDRSYSRSHSRSESPKRRKSESYSPSSDSRSRSRSRSRSDSPPRQSNHSSYKSSKSWAYEAKDHKYSSQKYRHSRSRSSSRERSSENPGKYKKRHHYYRDPRHERSRSYERMGHRYERDHSGHGRHRR, via the exons ATGAATGACAGCCTTCGCACAGATGTCTTTGTGAGATTTAATCCAGAAACCATCGCATGTGCTTGCATTTACCTTGCTGCTAGAACCTTAGAG ATTCCATTACCTAATCGACCACACTGGTTCCTCCTGTTTGGAGCATCGGAGGAAAAAATTAAAGAGATTTGTTATCAAATCCTACGACTTTACTCTCAGAAAAAG GCTGACCTGGCATACCTGGAAAGCAAAGTTGAGCAAAGAAAATTTGCACTCGAGGAAGCTAAAGCAAGAGCAAAAGGGCTGTTACCTGATGGGACACCCTGCATGGAAAATGCACCTCAGTTTTCTCCCATTTCAAAAAATG ACTCCCCACAGGAAGGGAAAGCAAACAAGTCTTCTCCACTGTCGGTTCAAGCCATGAAGAATGCCAAAAGAAAACTTGATGTCAAAAGAGCTAGATCGTCCAGCCCTGTGAATGG ATTACAAAAGGAAAGACCCAGCAGGAGCCGAAGCCGAGATCGCAGTTACTCTAGATCCCATTCTAGGTCAGAGTCGCCTAAAAGGAG AAAAAGTGAAAGTTACTCTCCCTCCAGCGATTCCAGATCACGCAGTCGCTCCAGAAGTAGAAGTGACTCTCCTCCAAGACAGTCAAATCACAGTTCCTACAAAAGTTCCAAGTCTTGGGCTTATGAAGCAAAGGATCACAAATACTCCAGCCAGAAATATCGGCATTCACGCAGTAGAAGCTCTTCCCGGGAGCGCTCATCTGAGAACCCTGGCAAATATAAGAAGAGACATCACTATTATCGAGATCCAAGACATGAACGTTCACGATCTTATGAGAGAATGGGCCATCGCTATGAACGAGATCATTCTGGACATGGCAGGCATCGGAGGTGA